The genomic region TATCGATACCCCAGTTAGTATCAATAGGGCTGAGTGCTGCATCAGCCTGATTTTCAAGAAAATCTAACACTACTTCAGCATTTTCTTCTGGAATAACCGAACAGGTGGCATACACCAGTCGTCCCCCAGGTTTCAGTAATTGCCATAGTGCAGTGAGAATACTTTGCTGAGTAACGGCTAAATTATCGATATCATCAGGTCGTCTAAGCAGTTTAATATCTGGGTGACGTCTGATTACCCCAGTGGCAGAGCAAGGTGCATCTAATAAGATACGATCAAACTCGCGTCCATCCCACCAGCTGAGTGGTTTACTGGCATCTCCCTCTACTACTTGGCAGTTAAGATCAAGCCGGTGCAGATTTTCCTTCACTTTCCCTAGTCGCTGTCCATCAACATCCAGTGCAATCACTTCGGCTAGCTCTGGCTGCGTCTCTATAATATGGCAAGTTTTTCCACCAGGGGCCGCACAGGCATCAAGCACTCGCTGACCAGGCTGTAAATCTAATAAAGTGGCAGAAAGCTGTGCTGCTTCATCTTGTACACTCACCAGGCCTTCACTAAAGCCTGGGATTTTCAGTACAGGGACAGGCTGTTTAAGAGTGACGGCAGACTTTGCAAACTGACATGGAGTTGCTTCAATGCCAGCTTCATTACATTGGCTTAAGAAATCATCACGAGTTATTTTGCTTAGATTAACCCGCAGAGTCATGGGGGGATGGCTGTTGTTAGCTTCAATAATTTGTGGCCAATGATCAGGCCAGTGATGAATAAGTAACTCGCGGAGCCAATCAGGGTGCGAAGTTAATGTTTCTGGGGTTTGATCAGCTTGTTCCAGCAGTTGCTGTTGTTGGCGCTGAAACTGCCTTAATACACCATTAACCAAACCCTTTGCCCAGTTTTTTTTCAGTAGCTGACAGGCGCCTACTGTTTCACCAATGGCTGCATGGGCTGGAATGCGGGTATAAACCAGTTGGTATAAGCCAAGTAATATCAATGCAAATATATCAGCATCTTTACTTTTTAGCGGCTTTGACAGTAACTGCTTGCTACACGATGAGAGTCGAAAATACCAACGTAGCGTTCCGTAGCACAGCTCTTGCAATAGGCTGCGGTCTCTGGGTGCTACCTGTTGGCTAAATTGGGGTAGTATCTGGCTAAGTGACTGGCCTTGATTAATAACTTCTTTAATGGCTTTAGCTGCAACCATTCGCACCGGCTGATGGTCTGACATTAGCTTAACTTAACCCCCGGTTGAAACTTCTCTTTGCGACTATTCAAAAGTTCTTGAACACTCATTGATTTACTATTGGGAAGCTGTAGCTTAGTTATACATAACGAACCCTTACCACAAGCAATATTTAACCCTTCTTTATTGGCAGAGATAATAGTGCCGGGTGCCTGATCAGAGCTATTTACTGAAGAAGTGGCTAAGGGCTTGGCTTCCCAAATTCGAATACGTTGGCCATCAAGTTCAGTAAAAGCAACTGGCCAAGGATTGAAAGCCCGAACTAAGCAGTCAAGCTCAGCTGCTGATTGTTGCCAGTCAATATGGGCTTCTTGCTTGGAAAGCTTATGTGCATAGCTAGCATTATCATGGTCCTGTACTTGTGGTTGTAATTGACCATCAGCTATCTGTTGTAATGTATTGAGTAGTGCAGGTGAGCCGATTTCAGCCAATTTGTCGTGTAGTGAACCACCTGTTTCTTGATCAGATATGTCACATTCACTGATCATGAGCATGTCACCAGTATCAAGCCCAACATCCATTTGCATAATGGTGACGCCGGTGGTGTTGTCACCTGCTGCAATTGCTCGTTGAATGGGGGCAGCACCTCGCCATTTAGGTAATAGAGAAGCATGGACATTAATACAACCAAAGCGGGGTGTTTCTAGAATGGCTTTTGGCAGTAATAAACCATAAGCAACCACTACCATCACATCAGGGTTAAGACTGGCGAGCTCTTCTTGAGCTTCTTCTGATTTTAAACTGGTAGGTTGAAATACAGGTATTTGATGGGCTTCTGTTAACACTTTCACAGGGCTTGGGGTTAGCTTTCTGCCACGGCCTGATGGGCGATCTGGCTGAGTGTAAGCGGCGATAACTTGATGCTGGCTATCCAGTAAAGTCTGTAAATGGATAGCTGCAAACTCTGGGGTACCGGCGAAAACGATGCGTAGTGGCTTTGTGCTCATGGAATCTTGGTTATAGTTAAATAAAAAAGGGTTGTCGCTTGGCAACAACCCTAAATCGATAAATCTATATCAAGACAGCTTCATATGGCAACTAGTTAGTGTAATAGCATTTTAAGACACTGAGCCTTTGACTATTAGGCTGTTTGTAAACGGTGCTGTTTTTCTAGCTTCTTCTTAATTCGGTTACGTTTTAATGGCGATATATAATCAACAAACAGTTTGCCATTAAGATGGTCAATTTCGTGTTGAACACATACTGCTAACAAACCTTCACACTCCATGGTGAATTGCTCGCCATCCAGGTTTAGTGCGGTGAGCTTAATTCTTTCTGGACGGGTGACATCCTCGTAAAAGCCAGGCACTGATAAGCAGCCTTCCTGCATGTGGTCAAGCTTGTCAGTTAATACTTCAAACTCAGGGTTGATGAGTACATAAGGTTGGCTTTTGTCTTCAGAAACGTCAATAACGACTAATCGTTTATGCACATTTACCTGAGTAGCTGCCAGGCCAATCCCTGGTGCTTGGTACATG from Spartinivicinus poritis harbors:
- the rsmB gene encoding 16S rRNA (cytosine(967)-C(5))-methyltransferase RsmB, encoding MSDHQPVRMVAAKAIKEVINQGQSLSQILPQFSQQVAPRDRSLLQELCYGTLRWYFRLSSCSKQLLSKPLKSKDADIFALILLGLYQLVYTRIPAHAAIGETVGACQLLKKNWAKGLVNGVLRQFQRQQQQLLEQADQTPETLTSHPDWLRELLIHHWPDHWPQIIEANNSHPPMTLRVNLSKITRDDFLSQCNEAGIEATPCQFAKSAVTLKQPVPVLKIPGFSEGLVSVQDEAAQLSATLLDLQPGQRVLDACAAPGGKTCHIIETQPELAEVIALDVDGQRLGKVKENLHRLDLNCQVVEGDASKPLSWWDGREFDRILLDAPCSATGVIRRHPDIKLLRRPDDIDNLAVTQQSILTALWQLLKPGGRLVYATCSVIPEENAEVVLDFLENQADAALSPIDTNWGIDTGTGRQLLPQINGHDGFFYACLLKT
- the fmt gene encoding methionyl-tRNA formyltransferase, whose amino-acid sequence is MSTKPLRIVFAGTPEFAAIHLQTLLDSQHQVIAAYTQPDRPSGRGRKLTPSPVKVLTEAHQIPVFQPTSLKSEEAQEELASLNPDVMVVVAYGLLLPKAILETPRFGCINVHASLLPKWRGAAPIQRAIAAGDNTTGVTIMQMDVGLDTGDMLMISECDISDQETGGSLHDKLAEIGSPALLNTLQQIADGQLQPQVQDHDNASYAHKLSKQEAHIDWQQSAAELDCLVRAFNPWPVAFTELDGQRIRIWEAKPLATSSVNSSDQAPGTIISANKEGLNIACGKGSLCITKLQLPNSKSMSVQELLNSRKEKFQPGVKLS
- the def gene encoding peptide deformylase: MAVLDILEFPDSRLRIKATPVEKVDDSIRKLADDMLETMYQAPGIGLAATQVNVHKRLVVIDVSEDKSQPYVLINPEFEVLTDKLDHMQEGCLSVPGFYEDVTRPERIKLTALNLDGEQFTMECEGLLAVCVQHEIDHLNGKLFVDYISPLKRNRIKKKLEKQHRLQTA